In Humulus lupulus chromosome 6, drHumLupu1.1, whole genome shotgun sequence, a single genomic region encodes these proteins:
- the LOC133783447 gene encoding enhancer of mRNA-decapping protein 4 isoform X1 yields MASPGNPNPQSQPQPQQQHQPFDMQTFFKPTNPNTQNPNNNPNLNSSTPFPNPPSSYPPPSAAFSYPPQTSPFHHQFQYHPHQHHLPQQQQIPYSHEQAYQLHQIPSNLHQQRSLSYPTPPLQPSPPPPPLQQSNPNSGARIMALLGAPSSSSPNMELPPPQPSSGGVQEFSGPSTISMGINPTGPIRMPSSKLPKGRHLIGDHVVYDVAVRLQGEGQPQLEVTPITKYGSDPQLVLGRQIAVNKSYICYGLKQGNIRVLNIHTALRSLFRAHTQRVTDMAFFAEDVHLLASVSVEGRLYVWKISEGPDEEGTPQITGKIVIAVQITGEGEASHPRICWHCHKQEMLVVGFGKRVLRFDTTKVGKGEAFSAEEPIKCPVEKLVDGVQFVGKHDGEITDLSMCQWMATRLVSASVDGTIKIWEDRKAQPLAVLRPHDGYPVNAATFLAAPHRPEHIILITAGPLNREVKIWASASEEGWLLPSDAESWKCTQTLELKSSTEPRIDEAFFNQVVALPQAGLLLLANAKKNAIYAVHLEYGLNPVATRMDYIAEFTVTMPILSFTGTSISPHGEHILQVYCVQTQAIQQYALDLSQCLPPPMENSALDRSESNVSRDGTAIEGFRGLDPSGSKPTAQVSNSESAMRYPVSSSTEATSSKEIMTRSTDLKPVVLTPSVSDADIVCVPSPPLPLSPRLSGRLSGFKTPLDTFQSGSSFSDHAGEQANNDYPVERQIDAVRSNLSDMLLVDDDSRNGEKKVSQDDFSSVISSTPGMFKHPTHLITPSEILMAASSESTKSVEGKAGNEANIQDVLVNGDADNAELEVDVVGESRPNQNEDFSVQEESTNVSENKEKYFCSQASDLGIEMARECCAISAETCGTDETRQVDDANSTEAQAQPTHASEEDQDSTRDATAKASESSTSTAVIPTQTPNAKSKKKAKNSQASGASSPYPNVLNSVDSCNEPGGSSSLEAAFPQILAMQEMLNQLMTMQKDVQKQMSMMVAVPITKEGRRLEAAIGRSMEKAVKASNDALWARFQEENAKNEKIFRDRTQQISSLVSNLMNKDLPTLLDKTLKKEMSAVGPAVIRAITPAIEKTISSAIAESFQRGVGDKAVNQLEKSVNSKLEATVARQIQAQFQTSGKQALQEALKSSFDSSVIPAFEMSCKAMFEQVDATFQKGMAEHTNATQQHFESSHSPLAHTLRDAMNAASSVTQTLSGELADGQRKLIALAAAGAKASGVNPLVTQLSNGPLGGLHEKVEVPLDPTKELSRLISERKYEEAFTGALQRTDLTIVSWLCSQVDLRGLLSMAQLPLSQGVLLSLLQQLACDINKETSRKLGWMTDVAAAINPTDPMIAMHVRPIFEQVYQILHHQRNLPTINGAEITSIRLLMHVINSMLMTCK; encoded by the exons ATGGCTTCCCCTGGCAATCCAAATCCACAATCCCAGCCCCAACCCCAACAACAACATCAGCCTTTCGATATGCAAACGTTCTTTAAACCCACAaacccaaatactcaaaaccctaATAACAATCCCAATTTGAATTCTTCAACCCCTTTCCCAAACCCACCATCCTCGTACCCACCGCCCTCCGCCGCCTTCTCTTACCCGCCCCAAACGTCGCCGTTTCACCACCAGTTCCAGTACCATCCCCACCAACACCATCTTCCTCAACAGCAACAAATCCCATACTCGCATGAACAGGCTTACCAGCTTCATCAGATTCCTTCTAACTTGCACCAGCAGAGATCTCTCTCTTACCCTACTCCTCCTCTTCAACCatcccctcctcctcctcctcttcaaCAATCCAATCCCAATTCAGGTGCCCGAATCATGGCCCTGCTCGGTGCTCCTTCTTCTTCCTCCCCCAATATGGAATTGCCGCCTCCCCAGCCCTCATCTGGGGGAGTTCAGGAATTTTCTGGACCCTCGACGATTTCAATGGGAATTAACCCAACTGGGCCTATTCGAATGCCGAGCAGTAAGCTTCCAAAGGGTCGGCATTTGATTGGGGATCATGTGGTTTATGATGTGGCTGTTAGGCTTCAAGGTGAGGGGCAACCCCAGCTCGAAGTTACCCCCATTACCAAGTATGGTTCGGATCCTCAGCTCGTTTTGGGTCGCCAAATTGCGGTTAATAAATCGTATATATGTTATGGATTGAAGCAGGGAAACATTCGTGTTCTTAATATTCACACTGCGTTGAGATCTTTGTTTCGAGCCCACACTCAG AGGGTCACAGACATGGCTTTTTTTGCTGAAGATGTTCACCTTTTGGCTAG TGTGAGTGTAGAAGGACGGCTATATGTTTGGAAAATATCTGAAGGTCCTGATGAAGAAGGTACACCACAGATCACAGGAAAGATTGTCATTGCTGTTCAAATAACTGGCGAGGGGGAGGCTTCACATCCCAGAATTTGCTGGCACTGCCACAAACAA GAAATGTTGGTAGTTGGGTTTGGAAAACGTGTTCTGAGATTTGATACTACAAAAGTTGGGAAGGGCGAAGCCTTTTCGGCTGAGGAACCTATTAAATGTCCAGTAGAGAAGCTGGTTGATGGTGTCCAATTTGTTGGTAAGCATGATGGAGAAATAACTGATTTGTCAATGTGCCAATGGATGGCCACTCGTTTGGTTTCTGCTTCTGTGGATGGCACG ATAAAGATTTGGGAAGACAGGAAAGCACAACCGCTTGCGGTATTGAGACCCCATGATGGCTATCCTGTCAATGCAGCTACCTTCTTAGCTGCTCCCCACAGGCCAGAACACATTATACTAATCACAGCT GGTCCTCTCAATCGGGAAGTGAAGATTTGGGCATCAGCAAGTGAAGAAGGTTGGTTGTTACCAAGTGATGCTGAATCATGGAAATGTACCCAGACATTAGAACTTAAGAGTTCAACTGAACCTCGAATAGATGAGGCATTCTTTAATCAAGTTGTAGCACTGCCGCAAGCAGGCCTTCTCTTACTTGCAAATGCTAAGAAAAATGCTATATATGCTGTACACCTAGAATACGGTCTCAACCCAGTGGCCACGCGCATGGATTACATAGCAGAGTTTACTGTGACCATGCCAATTTTGAGTTTTACTGGGACAAGTATATCACCCCATGGGGAACATATTCTTCAGGTTTATTGTGTCCAGACACAGGCTATTCAGCAATATGCTTTGGATTTATCTCAATGCTTGCCTCCACCAATGGAGAATTCAGCACTAGATAGGTCTGAGTCCAATGTTTCACGTGATGGAACTGCCATTGAAGGATTCCGTGGCTTGGACCCCTCTGGAAGTAAACCAACTGCACAAGTGAGCAACTCCGAGAGTGCCATGAGGTATCCTGTTAGCTCTTCTACCGAGGCAACATCTTCTAAAGAAATTATGACTAGGAGTACAGATTTGAAACCTGTTGTATTGACACCATCAGTAAGTGATGCTGACATTGTTTGTGTTCCATCACCGCCTCTTCCTTTGAGCCCTAGGTTGTCGGGGAGACTTTCTGGTTTTAAAACTCCATTGGATACCTTTCAGTCTGGTTCTTCATTTAGTGATCATGCTGGAGAGCAAGCAAATAATGATTATCCAGTTGAAAGACAAATAGATGCTGTACGTTCAAACTTGTCTGATATGCTCCTAGTGGATGATGATTCTAGGAATGGTGAGAAGAAAGTTTCACAAGATGATTTCTCTAGTGTCATTAGTAGTACCCCTGGCATGTTCAAACACCCAACTCATCTCATAACTCCTTCTGAGATTTTAATGGCAGCTTCCTCTGAGAGCACTAAATCTGTTGAAGGCAAGGCTGGAAATGAGGCAAACATCCAGGATGTGCTTGTCAATGGTGATGCAGATAATGCTGAGTTGGAAGTTGACGTTGTGGGTGAATCAAGACCTAATCAAAATGAAGATTTCTCAGTTCAGGAAGAATCTACAAACGTTTcagaaaacaaagaaaaatatttttgttcCCAGGCATCGGATCTTGGTATTGAGATGGCTCGAGAATGTTGTGCAATATCAGCCGAAACTTGTGGTACAGATGAAACTCGGCAAGTTGATGATGCCAACAGTACAGAGGCACAGGCCCAGCCTACTCATGCCAGTGAGGAAGATCAGGACTCTACGAGAGACGCAACTGCAAAGGCTTCAGAATCTTCTACTTCTACCGCAGTTATTCCTACTCAGACTCCAAATGCAAAATCGAAAAAGAAGGCGAAAAATTCTCAAGCATCTGGTGCATCTTCTCCATATCCAAACGTGCTTAATTCAGTGGATTCTTGCAATGAACCAGGTGGAAGTTCAAGTCTGGAAGCTGCATTTCCTCAAATTCTGGCCATGCAGGAGATGCTTAATCAG CTAATGACCATGCAGAAAGATGTGCAGAAGCAGATGTCAATGATGGTTGCAGTCCCAATCACAAAGGAAGGAAGAAGACTGGAGGCTGCTATTGGACGAAGCATGGAGAAGGCTGTTAAGGCCAGTAACGATGCTTTATGGGCTCGTTTTCAAGAAGAGAATGCGAAAAATGAGAAGATATTTCGGGATCGAACTCAGCAAATTTCTAGTTTAGTTAGTAACTTAATGAACAAAGACTTACCAACCTTGCTAGATAAGACACTGAAGAAGGAAATGTCAGCAGTTGGACCTGCTGTAATTCGAGCAATTACTCCAGCTATTGAGAAAACAATATCTTCGGCTATTGCAGAATCTTTCCAG AGAGGAGTAGGTGACAAGGCAGTAAATCAGTTGGAGAAATCAGTCAACTCAAAACTTGAAGCTACAGTCGCCAGACAAATCCAAGCACAATTTCAAACTTCTGGTAAACAAGCGCTTCAG GAGGCATTGAAGTCTAGCTTTGACTCCTCGGTGATCCCTGCCTTTGAAATGTCATGCAAAGCCATGTTTGAACAAGTAGATGCTACGTTTCAAAAGGGAATGGCTGAACACACTAATGCGACCCAGCAGCACTTTGAGAGTTCACACTCTCCATTGGCACATACTTTAAGG GATGCTATGAATGCAGCGTCATCTGTCACTCAAACATTAAGTGGAGAGTTGGCTGATGGTCAACGGAAGCTGATAGCTCTTGCAGCTGCCGGAGCAAAAGCAAGTGGAGTAAATCCCTTGGTGACCCAACTAAGTAATGGTCCTTTGGGTGGTCTTCATGAGAAG GTTGAGGTGCCTTTGGATCCAACAAAAGAACTGTCAAGGTTGATATCCGAGCGCAAGTATGAGGAGGCCTTCACTGGAGCTCTACAAAGAACGGACTTGACGATTGTATCATGGTTGTGTTCTCag GTTGATCTGCGGGGTCTATTGTCAATGGCTCAACTTCCACTAAGCCAAGGAGTCTTGCTTTCGCTGTTGCAACAGTTGGCATGTGATATCAACAAGGAAACATCCCGAAAGCTGGGATGGATGACGGATGTTGCAGCAGCCATAAACCCAACAGACCCCATGATCGCAATGCATGTAAGACCCATCTTCGAGCAAGTCTATCAGATACTGCACCATCAACGCAACTTGCCTACAATCAACGGCGCAGAGATAACGAGTATCAGACTCCTCATGCACGTCATAAACTCCATGCTTATGACATGTAAATGA
- the LOC133783447 gene encoding enhancer of mRNA-decapping protein 4 isoform X2 has protein sequence MDSYYLFVNLCNVFFCQRVTDMAFFAEDVHLLASVSVEGRLYVWKISEGPDEEGTPQITGKIVIAVQITGEGEASHPRICWHCHKQEMLVVGFGKRVLRFDTTKVGKGEAFSAEEPIKCPVEKLVDGVQFVGKHDGEITDLSMCQWMATRLVSASVDGTIKIWEDRKAQPLAVLRPHDGYPVNAATFLAAPHRPEHIILITAGPLNREVKIWASASEEGWLLPSDAESWKCTQTLELKSSTEPRIDEAFFNQVVALPQAGLLLLANAKKNAIYAVHLEYGLNPVATRMDYIAEFTVTMPILSFTGTSISPHGEHILQVYCVQTQAIQQYALDLSQCLPPPMENSALDRSESNVSRDGTAIEGFRGLDPSGSKPTAQVSNSESAMRYPVSSSTEATSSKEIMTRSTDLKPVVLTPSVSDADIVCVPSPPLPLSPRLSGRLSGFKTPLDTFQSGSSFSDHAGEQANNDYPVERQIDAVRSNLSDMLLVDDDSRNGEKKVSQDDFSSVISSTPGMFKHPTHLITPSEILMAASSESTKSVEGKAGNEANIQDVLVNGDADNAELEVDVVGESRPNQNEDFSVQEESTNVSENKEKYFCSQASDLGIEMARECCAISAETCGTDETRQVDDANSTEAQAQPTHASEEDQDSTRDATAKASESSTSTAVIPTQTPNAKSKKKAKNSQASGASSPYPNVLNSVDSCNEPGGSSSLEAAFPQILAMQEMLNQLMTMQKDVQKQMSMMVAVPITKEGRRLEAAIGRSMEKAVKASNDALWARFQEENAKNEKIFRDRTQQISSLVSNLMNKDLPTLLDKTLKKEMSAVGPAVIRAITPAIEKTISSAIAESFQRGVGDKAVNQLEKSVNSKLEATVARQIQAQFQTSGKQALQEALKSSFDSSVIPAFEMSCKAMFEQVDATFQKGMAEHTNATQQHFESSHSPLAHTLRDAMNAASSVTQTLSGELADGQRKLIALAAAGAKASGVNPLVTQLSNGPLGGLHEKVEVPLDPTKELSRLISERKYEEAFTGALQRTDLTIVSWLCSQVDLRGLLSMAQLPLSQGVLLSLLQQLACDINKETSRKLGWMTDVAAAINPTDPMIAMHVRPIFEQVYQILHHQRNLPTINGAEITSIRLLMHVINSMLMTCK, from the exons ATGGATTCTTATTATCTTTTTGTTAATCTGTGTAATGTCTTCTTCTGTCAGAGGGTCACAGACATGGCTTTTTTTGCTGAAGATGTTCACCTTTTGGCTAG TGTGAGTGTAGAAGGACGGCTATATGTTTGGAAAATATCTGAAGGTCCTGATGAAGAAGGTACACCACAGATCACAGGAAAGATTGTCATTGCTGTTCAAATAACTGGCGAGGGGGAGGCTTCACATCCCAGAATTTGCTGGCACTGCCACAAACAA GAAATGTTGGTAGTTGGGTTTGGAAAACGTGTTCTGAGATTTGATACTACAAAAGTTGGGAAGGGCGAAGCCTTTTCGGCTGAGGAACCTATTAAATGTCCAGTAGAGAAGCTGGTTGATGGTGTCCAATTTGTTGGTAAGCATGATGGAGAAATAACTGATTTGTCAATGTGCCAATGGATGGCCACTCGTTTGGTTTCTGCTTCTGTGGATGGCACG ATAAAGATTTGGGAAGACAGGAAAGCACAACCGCTTGCGGTATTGAGACCCCATGATGGCTATCCTGTCAATGCAGCTACCTTCTTAGCTGCTCCCCACAGGCCAGAACACATTATACTAATCACAGCT GGTCCTCTCAATCGGGAAGTGAAGATTTGGGCATCAGCAAGTGAAGAAGGTTGGTTGTTACCAAGTGATGCTGAATCATGGAAATGTACCCAGACATTAGAACTTAAGAGTTCAACTGAACCTCGAATAGATGAGGCATTCTTTAATCAAGTTGTAGCACTGCCGCAAGCAGGCCTTCTCTTACTTGCAAATGCTAAGAAAAATGCTATATATGCTGTACACCTAGAATACGGTCTCAACCCAGTGGCCACGCGCATGGATTACATAGCAGAGTTTACTGTGACCATGCCAATTTTGAGTTTTACTGGGACAAGTATATCACCCCATGGGGAACATATTCTTCAGGTTTATTGTGTCCAGACACAGGCTATTCAGCAATATGCTTTGGATTTATCTCAATGCTTGCCTCCACCAATGGAGAATTCAGCACTAGATAGGTCTGAGTCCAATGTTTCACGTGATGGAACTGCCATTGAAGGATTCCGTGGCTTGGACCCCTCTGGAAGTAAACCAACTGCACAAGTGAGCAACTCCGAGAGTGCCATGAGGTATCCTGTTAGCTCTTCTACCGAGGCAACATCTTCTAAAGAAATTATGACTAGGAGTACAGATTTGAAACCTGTTGTATTGACACCATCAGTAAGTGATGCTGACATTGTTTGTGTTCCATCACCGCCTCTTCCTTTGAGCCCTAGGTTGTCGGGGAGACTTTCTGGTTTTAAAACTCCATTGGATACCTTTCAGTCTGGTTCTTCATTTAGTGATCATGCTGGAGAGCAAGCAAATAATGATTATCCAGTTGAAAGACAAATAGATGCTGTACGTTCAAACTTGTCTGATATGCTCCTAGTGGATGATGATTCTAGGAATGGTGAGAAGAAAGTTTCACAAGATGATTTCTCTAGTGTCATTAGTAGTACCCCTGGCATGTTCAAACACCCAACTCATCTCATAACTCCTTCTGAGATTTTAATGGCAGCTTCCTCTGAGAGCACTAAATCTGTTGAAGGCAAGGCTGGAAATGAGGCAAACATCCAGGATGTGCTTGTCAATGGTGATGCAGATAATGCTGAGTTGGAAGTTGACGTTGTGGGTGAATCAAGACCTAATCAAAATGAAGATTTCTCAGTTCAGGAAGAATCTACAAACGTTTcagaaaacaaagaaaaatatttttgttcCCAGGCATCGGATCTTGGTATTGAGATGGCTCGAGAATGTTGTGCAATATCAGCCGAAACTTGTGGTACAGATGAAACTCGGCAAGTTGATGATGCCAACAGTACAGAGGCACAGGCCCAGCCTACTCATGCCAGTGAGGAAGATCAGGACTCTACGAGAGACGCAACTGCAAAGGCTTCAGAATCTTCTACTTCTACCGCAGTTATTCCTACTCAGACTCCAAATGCAAAATCGAAAAAGAAGGCGAAAAATTCTCAAGCATCTGGTGCATCTTCTCCATATCCAAACGTGCTTAATTCAGTGGATTCTTGCAATGAACCAGGTGGAAGTTCAAGTCTGGAAGCTGCATTTCCTCAAATTCTGGCCATGCAGGAGATGCTTAATCAG CTAATGACCATGCAGAAAGATGTGCAGAAGCAGATGTCAATGATGGTTGCAGTCCCAATCACAAAGGAAGGAAGAAGACTGGAGGCTGCTATTGGACGAAGCATGGAGAAGGCTGTTAAGGCCAGTAACGATGCTTTATGGGCTCGTTTTCAAGAAGAGAATGCGAAAAATGAGAAGATATTTCGGGATCGAACTCAGCAAATTTCTAGTTTAGTTAGTAACTTAATGAACAAAGACTTACCAACCTTGCTAGATAAGACACTGAAGAAGGAAATGTCAGCAGTTGGACCTGCTGTAATTCGAGCAATTACTCCAGCTATTGAGAAAACAATATCTTCGGCTATTGCAGAATCTTTCCAG AGAGGAGTAGGTGACAAGGCAGTAAATCAGTTGGAGAAATCAGTCAACTCAAAACTTGAAGCTACAGTCGCCAGACAAATCCAAGCACAATTTCAAACTTCTGGTAAACAAGCGCTTCAG GAGGCATTGAAGTCTAGCTTTGACTCCTCGGTGATCCCTGCCTTTGAAATGTCATGCAAAGCCATGTTTGAACAAGTAGATGCTACGTTTCAAAAGGGAATGGCTGAACACACTAATGCGACCCAGCAGCACTTTGAGAGTTCACACTCTCCATTGGCACATACTTTAAGG GATGCTATGAATGCAGCGTCATCTGTCACTCAAACATTAAGTGGAGAGTTGGCTGATGGTCAACGGAAGCTGATAGCTCTTGCAGCTGCCGGAGCAAAAGCAAGTGGAGTAAATCCCTTGGTGACCCAACTAAGTAATGGTCCTTTGGGTGGTCTTCATGAGAAG GTTGAGGTGCCTTTGGATCCAACAAAAGAACTGTCAAGGTTGATATCCGAGCGCAAGTATGAGGAGGCCTTCACTGGAGCTCTACAAAGAACGGACTTGACGATTGTATCATGGTTGTGTTCTCag GTTGATCTGCGGGGTCTATTGTCAATGGCTCAACTTCCACTAAGCCAAGGAGTCTTGCTTTCGCTGTTGCAACAGTTGGCATGTGATATCAACAAGGAAACATCCCGAAAGCTGGGATGGATGACGGATGTTGCAGCAGCCATAAACCCAACAGACCCCATGATCGCAATGCATGTAAGACCCATCTTCGAGCAAGTCTATCAGATACTGCACCATCAACGCAACTTGCCTACAATCAACGGCGCAGAGATAACGAGTATCAGACTCCTCATGCACGTCATAAACTCCATGCTTATGACATGTAAATGA
- the LOC133783448 gene encoding chaperone protein dnaJ 11, chloroplastic: MSQTLTLALPTLFLSPENRLRSTGSASASSSLRFRPPSSSNRCRVSSVKAFAVTERPRTTAGSFYEILRVKSNASQTEIKMAYRNLAKLYHPDASYSAESVSDGLDFIEIHNAYATLSDPSARAMYDMSLGSHYPRSPLSSSYGFSSTRRWETDQCW; encoded by the coding sequence ATGTCCCAAACCCTAACCCTAGCTCTCCCAACCCTCTTTCTCTCGCCGGAGAATCGACTCCGTTCCACCGGCTCCGCCTCCGCTTCTTCCTCCCTCAGATTTCGGCCGCCTTCGTCCTCCAATCGATGCAGAGTTTCCTCCGTCAAGGCTTTTGCCGTCACCGAAAGGCCCAGAACCACCGCCGGGAGCTTCTACGAGATCCTTCGCGTTAAGAGCAACGCTTCTCAGACCGAGATCAAGATGGCTTACCGGAACCTAGCGAAGCTATACCATCCCGACGCTTCTTATTCCGCCGAGTCAGTCTCCGACGGCCTTGATTTCATAGAGATTCACAACGCTTATGCTACGCTATCTGATCCTTCGGCTAGGGCTATGTACGATATGTCTTTGGGTAGCCATTATCCGAGGTCGCCGTTGTCTTCTTCGTATGGGTTTAGCTCTACTCGGAGATGGGAAACCGATCAGTGCTGGTAG
- the LOC133783451 gene encoding uncharacterized protein LOC133783451 — translation MCCGSRMCMFCTCLILVVVLIGMLFGFGVFKNGFHKIKDTVNYSAGAGNGRPFFPYYAPPPF, via the coding sequence atgtgtTGTGGAAGTAGGATGTGCATGTTTTGCACGTGTCTGATTCTGGTGGTGGTTCTCATCGGAATGTTGTTCGGCTTCGGAGTTTTCAAGAATGGGTTTCACAAGATTAAGGATACTGTCAATTACTCCGCCGGAGCCGGAAACGGAAGACCTTTCTTCCCTTACTATGCTCCTCCACCATTCTAA